One Paralichthys olivaceus isolate ysfri-2021 chromosome 8, ASM2471397v2, whole genome shotgun sequence genomic region harbors:
- the alg13 gene encoding putative bifunctional UDP-N-acetylglucosamine transferase and deubiquitinase ALG13 isoform X6, which translates to MQKGLKKYFVNMDEFLSSVGLYRKMVARDASSLFRAVSEQLYYSQNYHQKIRQDCADFMRTNRCNFEPFVEGSFEKYLERLEDPKETVGQVEIKALSQLYRRCFLIYRYPGKPATVISEDDFVDKVMLCCSINGHYDIVYPRSYPASAALCQAVLYELLYTQVFGVDEVELCQAMEASRVGGRCYRNSTSVCSDVDIGYDTPEDRGQREEMESVGATEERHRSGTDDAKCPADAPPPSRLSLPYKVMKSLDGDVYRNLEFDVWQDTCKEMQKTDYMVFAGRQYFLGDKCQVRLEPKGKYYNAFIQEVGTHSSAVTVFIEELGEKHLVPLTDLKPVNPVPAWNVAAPTRKGDLDLDSRGQRHHRHRYFRKSRGSSGMKGAELLIAPAPLYGGPAPSTLPPRFQPAGHPRPPPPPSTGTMTYDPYAPPHHHHHPTARAPRYGASRSSTRFLNRHLIGPQLTYYHPGRRYYHDYENYAFRSRRSRRQLVAALNKDCQFGYPAETGEESADLDTAITYYQLDDASDAVFPPLPGTAVAPPPPPGSTYRVQRASGPLPPAHRPGNTPVCSSEDEQEDTSTVEDHDPNYQTSGVYTAAEPSTNQDGQEGGSADSPPRPDMNYNYTQQVVKPLAVIGSSPSSSSSSPSSPSSHVPAAAHLPPTAHTQTRSGVHTHLHAAAAMSIPASSPWLVNELGEPLCTVVAPPPYSYDPNGSDLPRDCRVLQYYFNLGIQWYWQQQTTFPSPSPENHYTYQPYPPYLSQEPLHAVPQSSHQPPSSYPESTRAGDGQTDGHGGGPAPSMEGSTSSIGPAAPGSAPSTALLYQEQTPLPPPPMLHLPYEAPPITTYLPSAPHPTHPPPTHLPHHSSYHCLPPSVQWGTLQTGGHTPRVYCPAPNPAHVVAYITAPPPHHTATHYIPPTV; encoded by the exons ATGCAGAAAGGTCTGAAGAAGTACTTCGTCAACATGGACGAGTTCCTGTCCAGTGTGGGACTCTACCGCAAGATGGTGGCACGAGACGCGTCCAGTCTGTTCAGGGCCGTGTCCGAGCAG ttgtattACTCTCAGAATTACCATCAGAAGATTCGTCAGGATTGCGCCGACTTCATGAGAACAAACAGATGTAACTTTGAACCG TTTGTTGAAGGTTCCTTTGAGAAATATCTGGAGCGTCTGGAGGACCCGAAG GAGACGGTGGGTCAGGTGGAGATCAAGGCTCTGTCTCAGCTGTACAG gcgtTGTTTCCTGATCTATCGTTACCCGGGGAAACCAGCCACAGTGATCTCAGAGGACGACTTTGTGGACAAG GTGATGCTGTGTTGCTCCATCAATGGTCACTATGACATTGTTTACCCGAGGAGTTACCCCGCCTCTGCTGCGCTGTGTCAGG cTGTGCTGTACGAGCTGCTCTACACTCAGGTGTTTGGGGTGGATGAGGTGGAGCTTTGTCAGGCTATGGAGGCCTCCCGGGTCGGAGGTCGTTGCTACAGAAATAGCACATCAGTGTGTAGTGATGTTGATATCGGCTACGACACACCTGAGGACCGTGGacaaag GGAGGAGATGGAGTCAGTTGGAGCTACTGAGGAGAGACACAGAAGTGGGACGGACGAcgcaaag tgtcctGCAGATGCCCCTCCTCCGTCCAGACTCTCTCTTCCTTATAAAGTCATGAAGTCTCTGGACGGAGACGTGTACAGAAACCTGGAGTTTGACGTGTGGCAGGACACCTGCAAAG AGATGCAGAAGACGGATTACATGGTGTTCGCTGGTAGGCAGTACTTCCTGGGAGACAAGTGTCAg gtgcgTCTGGAGCCAAAGGGGAAATACTATAACGCCTTCATCCAGGAAGTAGGAACACATTCGTCAGCTGTCACCGTGTTCATCGAGGAGCTGggagaaaa acaCCTGGTTCCTCTGACGGATCTGAAACCAGTGAATCCAGTTCCTGCCTGGAATGTTGCTGCTCCAACTAGAAAAGGTGATCTGG ACTTGGACTCTCGTGGGCAGCGTCATCATCGTCACCGTTACTTCAGGAAGTCTCGTGGCAGCAGTGGCATGAAGGGTGCAGAGCTGCTGATAGCTCCGGCCCCTTTATATGGAGGCCCCGCCCCATCCACCCTGCCCCCTCGCTTCCAGCCGGCAGGTCACCCCcgcccaccccctcctccctcaacTGGAACGATGACCTATGATCCCTACGCCCCcccacaccaccaccatcaccctACAGCCAGAGCTCCTCGCTACGGCGCGTCCAG AAGCTCAACCCGTTTCCTCAACCGTCACCTGATTGGCCCACAGCTGACCTATTACCACCCTGGAAGACGATATTACCATGACTATGAGAACTACGCCTTCAGGTCCCG TCGTAGCCGTCGTCAGCTGGTTGCTGCTCTCAATAAAGATTGTCAATTTGGTTACCCTGCGGAGACGGGGGAGGAGTCAGCTGATCTGGACACGGCCATCACGTACTACCAGCTGGACGACGCCAGCGACGCCGTCTTCCCGCCGCTGCCG GGCACTGCTGtggcccctccccctccacctggCTCCACCTATCGAGTTCAGAGAGCCTCTGGACCCCTCCCCCCTGCACATCGACCTGGAAACACCCCTGTGTGCTCATCAGAGGATGAGCAGGAGGACACGAGCACTGTGGAGGACCACG ATCCGAACTACCAGACGTCAGGTGTTTACACAGCTGCTGAGCCCTCCACCAATCAG GATGGACAGGAAGGAGGTAGTGCTGACTCTCCCCCGAGACCAGACATGAATTACAACTACAcacagcag gTAGTGAAGCCTTTAGCTGTCATCGGgtcttcaccctcctcttcctcctcctcaccctcctctccgTCATCACatgttcctgcagctgctcaccTGCCgccaactgcacacacacagacacgctcaggtgtccacacacacttacatgcaGCAG CAGCCATGTCAATCCCAGCTTCCTCTCCCTGGTTGGTTAATGAGCTGGGCGAGCCTCTCTGCACCGTGGTAGCTCCGCCCCCTTACTCCTACGACCCCAATGGCAGCGATTTACcccgag actGCAGAGTTCTTCAGTATTACTTCAACTTGGGCATCCAG tGGTACTGGCAGCAGCAAACGACgttcccctccccctctcctgaGAACCACTACACCTACCAACCCTACCCCCCATACCTGAGCCAGGAGCCTCTGCACG CTGTCCCCCAGTCCTCCCATCAGCCCCCCTCTTCCTACCCAGAATCCACCAGGGCAGGAGATGGACAGACGGACGGACACGGCGGTG GCCCTGCCCCATCGATGGAaggctccacctcctccatcggCCCTGCAGCTCCAGGCTCCGCACCCTCCACTGCTCTTCTGTACCAGGAGCAAAcgcctctcccccctccccctatGCTGCACCTACCATATGAAGCCCCGCCCATCACCACCTACCTGCCCTCTGCTCCTCACCCCACCCATCCTCCTCCAACCCACCTCCCCCATCACTCCTCCTACCACTGCCTCCCACCATCTGTCCAGTGGGGAACGCTGCAGACTGGAGGCCACACCCCACGGGTTTACTGTCCCGCCCCTAATCCAGCCCACGTGGTTGCTTATATTACagccccacccccccaccacacagccacacactaCATCCCCCCCACCGTCTGA
- the alg13 gene encoding putative bifunctional UDP-N-acetylglucosamine transferase and deubiquitinase ALG13 isoform X4 yields the protein MQKGLKKYFVNMDEFLSSVGLYRKMVARDASSLFRAVSEQLYYSQNYHQKIRQDCADFMRTNRCNFEPFVEGSFEKYLERLEDPKETVGQVEIKALSQLYRRCFLIYRYPGKPATVISEDDFVDKVMLCCSINGHYDIVYPRSYPASAALCQAVLYELLYTQVFGVDEVELCQAMEASRVGGRCYRNSTSVCSDVDIGYDTPEDRGQREEMESVGATEERHRSGTDDAKCPADAPPPSRLSLPYKVMKSLDGDVYRNLEFDVWQDTCKEMQKTDYMVFAGRQYFLGDKCQVRLEPKGKYYNAFIQEVGTHSSAVTVFIEELGEKHLVPLTDLKPVNPVPAWNVAAPTRKGDLDLDSRGQRHHRHRYFRKSRGSSGMKGAELLIAPAPLYGGPAPSTLPPRFQPAGHPRPPPPPSTGTMTYDPYAPPHHHHHPTARAPRYGASRSSTRFLNRHLIGPQLTYYHPGRRYYHDYENYAFRSRRSRRQLVAALNKDCQFGYPAETGEESADLDTAITYYQLDDASDAVFPPLPGTAVAPPPPPGSTYRVQRASGPLPPAHRPGNTPVCSSEDEQEDTSTVEDHAEFSEDFIFSAQDPNYQTSGVYTAAEPSTNQDGQEGGSADSPPRPDMNYNYTQQVVKPLAVIGSSPSSSSSSPSSPSSHVPAAAHLPPTAHTQTRSAAMSIPASSPWLVNELGEPLCTVVAPPPYSYDPNGSDLPRDCRVLQYYFNLGIQWYWQQQTTFPSPSPENHYTYQPYPPYLSQEPLHAVPQSSHQPPSSYPESTRAGDGQTDGHGGGPAPSMEGSTSSIGPAAPGSAPSTALLYQEQTPLPPPPMLHLPYEAPPITTYLPSAPHPTHPPPTHLPHHSSYHCLPPSVQWGTLQTGGHTPRVYCPAPNPAHVVAYITAPPPHHTATHYIPPTV from the exons ATGCAGAAAGGTCTGAAGAAGTACTTCGTCAACATGGACGAGTTCCTGTCCAGTGTGGGACTCTACCGCAAGATGGTGGCACGAGACGCGTCCAGTCTGTTCAGGGCCGTGTCCGAGCAG ttgtattACTCTCAGAATTACCATCAGAAGATTCGTCAGGATTGCGCCGACTTCATGAGAACAAACAGATGTAACTTTGAACCG TTTGTTGAAGGTTCCTTTGAGAAATATCTGGAGCGTCTGGAGGACCCGAAG GAGACGGTGGGTCAGGTGGAGATCAAGGCTCTGTCTCAGCTGTACAG gcgtTGTTTCCTGATCTATCGTTACCCGGGGAAACCAGCCACAGTGATCTCAGAGGACGACTTTGTGGACAAG GTGATGCTGTGTTGCTCCATCAATGGTCACTATGACATTGTTTACCCGAGGAGTTACCCCGCCTCTGCTGCGCTGTGTCAGG cTGTGCTGTACGAGCTGCTCTACACTCAGGTGTTTGGGGTGGATGAGGTGGAGCTTTGTCAGGCTATGGAGGCCTCCCGGGTCGGAGGTCGTTGCTACAGAAATAGCACATCAGTGTGTAGTGATGTTGATATCGGCTACGACACACCTGAGGACCGTGGacaaag GGAGGAGATGGAGTCAGTTGGAGCTACTGAGGAGAGACACAGAAGTGGGACGGACGAcgcaaag tgtcctGCAGATGCCCCTCCTCCGTCCAGACTCTCTCTTCCTTATAAAGTCATGAAGTCTCTGGACGGAGACGTGTACAGAAACCTGGAGTTTGACGTGTGGCAGGACACCTGCAAAG AGATGCAGAAGACGGATTACATGGTGTTCGCTGGTAGGCAGTACTTCCTGGGAGACAAGTGTCAg gtgcgTCTGGAGCCAAAGGGGAAATACTATAACGCCTTCATCCAGGAAGTAGGAACACATTCGTCAGCTGTCACCGTGTTCATCGAGGAGCTGggagaaaa acaCCTGGTTCCTCTGACGGATCTGAAACCAGTGAATCCAGTTCCTGCCTGGAATGTTGCTGCTCCAACTAGAAAAGGTGATCTGG ACTTGGACTCTCGTGGGCAGCGTCATCATCGTCACCGTTACTTCAGGAAGTCTCGTGGCAGCAGTGGCATGAAGGGTGCAGAGCTGCTGATAGCTCCGGCCCCTTTATATGGAGGCCCCGCCCCATCCACCCTGCCCCCTCGCTTCCAGCCGGCAGGTCACCCCcgcccaccccctcctccctcaacTGGAACGATGACCTATGATCCCTACGCCCCcccacaccaccaccatcaccctACAGCCAGAGCTCCTCGCTACGGCGCGTCCAG AAGCTCAACCCGTTTCCTCAACCGTCACCTGATTGGCCCACAGCTGACCTATTACCACCCTGGAAGACGATATTACCATGACTATGAGAACTACGCCTTCAGGTCCCG TCGTAGCCGTCGTCAGCTGGTTGCTGCTCTCAATAAAGATTGTCAATTTGGTTACCCTGCGGAGACGGGGGAGGAGTCAGCTGATCTGGACACGGCCATCACGTACTACCAGCTGGACGACGCCAGCGACGCCGTCTTCCCGCCGCTGCCG GGCACTGCTGtggcccctccccctccacctggCTCCACCTATCGAGTTCAGAGAGCCTCTGGACCCCTCCCCCCTGCACATCGACCTGGAAACACCCCTGTGTGCTCATCAGAGGATGAGCAGGAGGACACGAGCACTGTGGAGGACCACG ctgAGTTCTCAGAGGATTTCATCTTCAGCGCTCAGG ATCCGAACTACCAGACGTCAGGTGTTTACACAGCTGCTGAGCCCTCCACCAATCAG GATGGACAGGAAGGAGGTAGTGCTGACTCTCCCCCGAGACCAGACATGAATTACAACTACAcacagcag gTAGTGAAGCCTTTAGCTGTCATCGGgtcttcaccctcctcttcctcctcctcaccctcctctccgTCATCACatgttcctgcagctgctcaccTGCCgccaactgcacacacacagacacgctcag CAGCCATGTCAATCCCAGCTTCCTCTCCCTGGTTGGTTAATGAGCTGGGCGAGCCTCTCTGCACCGTGGTAGCTCCGCCCCCTTACTCCTACGACCCCAATGGCAGCGATTTACcccgag actGCAGAGTTCTTCAGTATTACTTCAACTTGGGCATCCAG tGGTACTGGCAGCAGCAAACGACgttcccctccccctctcctgaGAACCACTACACCTACCAACCCTACCCCCCATACCTGAGCCAGGAGCCTCTGCACG CTGTCCCCCAGTCCTCCCATCAGCCCCCCTCTTCCTACCCAGAATCCACCAGGGCAGGAGATGGACAGACGGACGGACACGGCGGTG GCCCTGCCCCATCGATGGAaggctccacctcctccatcggCCCTGCAGCTCCAGGCTCCGCACCCTCCACTGCTCTTCTGTACCAGGAGCAAAcgcctctcccccctccccctatGCTGCACCTACCATATGAAGCCCCGCCCATCACCACCTACCTGCCCTCTGCTCCTCACCCCACCCATCCTCCTCCAACCCACCTCCCCCATCACTCCTCCTACCACTGCCTCCCACCATCTGTCCAGTGGGGAACGCTGCAGACTGGAGGCCACACCCCACGGGTTTACTGTCCCGCCCCTAATCCAGCCCACGTGGTTGCTTATATTACagccccacccccccaccacacagccacacactaCATCCCCCCCACCGTCTGA
- the alg13 gene encoding putative bifunctional UDP-N-acetylglucosamine transferase and deubiquitinase ALG13 isoform X1: MQKGLKKYFVNMDEFLSSVGLYRKMVARDASSLFRAVSEQLYYSQNYHQKIRQDCADFMRTNRCNFEPFVEGSFEKYLERLEDPKETVGQVEIKALSQLYRRCFLIYRYPGKPATVISEDDFVDKVMLCCSINGHYDIVYPRSYPASAALCQAVLYELLYTQVFGVDEVELCQAMEASRVGGRCYRNSTSVCSDVDIGYDTPEDRGQREEMESVGATEERHRSGTDDAKCPADAPPPSRLSLPYKVMKSLDGDVYRNLEFDVWQDTCKEMQKTDYMVFAGRQYFLGDKCQVRLEPKGKYYNAFIQEVGTHSSAVTVFIEELGEKHLVPLTDLKPVNPVPAWNVAAPTRKGDLDLDSRGQRHHRHRYFRKSRGSSGMKGAELLIAPAPLYGGPAPSTLPPRFQPAGHPRPPPPPSTGTMTYDPYAPPHHHHHPTARAPRYGASRSSTRFLNRHLIGPQLTYYHPGRRYYHDYENYAFRSRRSRRQLVAALNKDCQFGYPAETGEESADLDTAITYYQLDDASDAVFPPLPGTAVAPPPPPGSTYRVQRASGPLPPAHRPGNTPVCSSEDEQEDTSTVEDHAEFSEDFIFSAQDPNYQTSGVYTAAEPSTNQDGQEGGSADSPPRPDMNYNYTQQVVKPLAVIGSSPSSSSSSPSSPSSHVPAAAHLPPTAHTQTRSGVHTHLHAAAAMSIPASSPWLVNELGEPLCTVVAPPPYSYDPNGSDLPRDCRVLQYYFNLGIQWYWQQQTTFPSPSPENHYTYQPYPPYLSQEPLHAVPQSSHQPPSSYPESTRAGDGQTDGHGGGPAPSMEGSTSSIGPAAPGSAPSTALLYQEQTPLPPPPMLHLPYEAPPITTYLPSAPHPTHPPPTHLPHHSSYHCLPPSVQWGTLQTGGHTPRVYCPAPNPAHVVAYITAPPPHHTATHYIPPTV; the protein is encoded by the exons ATGCAGAAAGGTCTGAAGAAGTACTTCGTCAACATGGACGAGTTCCTGTCCAGTGTGGGACTCTACCGCAAGATGGTGGCACGAGACGCGTCCAGTCTGTTCAGGGCCGTGTCCGAGCAG ttgtattACTCTCAGAATTACCATCAGAAGATTCGTCAGGATTGCGCCGACTTCATGAGAACAAACAGATGTAACTTTGAACCG TTTGTTGAAGGTTCCTTTGAGAAATATCTGGAGCGTCTGGAGGACCCGAAG GAGACGGTGGGTCAGGTGGAGATCAAGGCTCTGTCTCAGCTGTACAG gcgtTGTTTCCTGATCTATCGTTACCCGGGGAAACCAGCCACAGTGATCTCAGAGGACGACTTTGTGGACAAG GTGATGCTGTGTTGCTCCATCAATGGTCACTATGACATTGTTTACCCGAGGAGTTACCCCGCCTCTGCTGCGCTGTGTCAGG cTGTGCTGTACGAGCTGCTCTACACTCAGGTGTTTGGGGTGGATGAGGTGGAGCTTTGTCAGGCTATGGAGGCCTCCCGGGTCGGAGGTCGTTGCTACAGAAATAGCACATCAGTGTGTAGTGATGTTGATATCGGCTACGACACACCTGAGGACCGTGGacaaag GGAGGAGATGGAGTCAGTTGGAGCTACTGAGGAGAGACACAGAAGTGGGACGGACGAcgcaaag tgtcctGCAGATGCCCCTCCTCCGTCCAGACTCTCTCTTCCTTATAAAGTCATGAAGTCTCTGGACGGAGACGTGTACAGAAACCTGGAGTTTGACGTGTGGCAGGACACCTGCAAAG AGATGCAGAAGACGGATTACATGGTGTTCGCTGGTAGGCAGTACTTCCTGGGAGACAAGTGTCAg gtgcgTCTGGAGCCAAAGGGGAAATACTATAACGCCTTCATCCAGGAAGTAGGAACACATTCGTCAGCTGTCACCGTGTTCATCGAGGAGCTGggagaaaa acaCCTGGTTCCTCTGACGGATCTGAAACCAGTGAATCCAGTTCCTGCCTGGAATGTTGCTGCTCCAACTAGAAAAGGTGATCTGG ACTTGGACTCTCGTGGGCAGCGTCATCATCGTCACCGTTACTTCAGGAAGTCTCGTGGCAGCAGTGGCATGAAGGGTGCAGAGCTGCTGATAGCTCCGGCCCCTTTATATGGAGGCCCCGCCCCATCCACCCTGCCCCCTCGCTTCCAGCCGGCAGGTCACCCCcgcccaccccctcctccctcaacTGGAACGATGACCTATGATCCCTACGCCCCcccacaccaccaccatcaccctACAGCCAGAGCTCCTCGCTACGGCGCGTCCAG AAGCTCAACCCGTTTCCTCAACCGTCACCTGATTGGCCCACAGCTGACCTATTACCACCCTGGAAGACGATATTACCATGACTATGAGAACTACGCCTTCAGGTCCCG TCGTAGCCGTCGTCAGCTGGTTGCTGCTCTCAATAAAGATTGTCAATTTGGTTACCCTGCGGAGACGGGGGAGGAGTCAGCTGATCTGGACACGGCCATCACGTACTACCAGCTGGACGACGCCAGCGACGCCGTCTTCCCGCCGCTGCCG GGCACTGCTGtggcccctccccctccacctggCTCCACCTATCGAGTTCAGAGAGCCTCTGGACCCCTCCCCCCTGCACATCGACCTGGAAACACCCCTGTGTGCTCATCAGAGGATGAGCAGGAGGACACGAGCACTGTGGAGGACCACG ctgAGTTCTCAGAGGATTTCATCTTCAGCGCTCAGG ATCCGAACTACCAGACGTCAGGTGTTTACACAGCTGCTGAGCCCTCCACCAATCAG GATGGACAGGAAGGAGGTAGTGCTGACTCTCCCCCGAGACCAGACATGAATTACAACTACAcacagcag gTAGTGAAGCCTTTAGCTGTCATCGGgtcttcaccctcctcttcctcctcctcaccctcctctccgTCATCACatgttcctgcagctgctcaccTGCCgccaactgcacacacacagacacgctcaggtgtccacacacacttacatgcaGCAG CAGCCATGTCAATCCCAGCTTCCTCTCCCTGGTTGGTTAATGAGCTGGGCGAGCCTCTCTGCACCGTGGTAGCTCCGCCCCCTTACTCCTACGACCCCAATGGCAGCGATTTACcccgag actGCAGAGTTCTTCAGTATTACTTCAACTTGGGCATCCAG tGGTACTGGCAGCAGCAAACGACgttcccctccccctctcctgaGAACCACTACACCTACCAACCCTACCCCCCATACCTGAGCCAGGAGCCTCTGCACG CTGTCCCCCAGTCCTCCCATCAGCCCCCCTCTTCCTACCCAGAATCCACCAGGGCAGGAGATGGACAGACGGACGGACACGGCGGTG GCCCTGCCCCATCGATGGAaggctccacctcctccatcggCCCTGCAGCTCCAGGCTCCGCACCCTCCACTGCTCTTCTGTACCAGGAGCAAAcgcctctcccccctccccctatGCTGCACCTACCATATGAAGCCCCGCCCATCACCACCTACCTGCCCTCTGCTCCTCACCCCACCCATCCTCCTCCAACCCACCTCCCCCATCACTCCTCCTACCACTGCCTCCCACCATCTGTCCAGTGGGGAACGCTGCAGACTGGAGGCCACACCCCACGGGTTTACTGTCCCGCCCCTAATCCAGCCCACGTGGTTGCTTATATTACagccccacccccccaccacacagccacacactaCATCCCCCCCACCGTCTGA